A genomic stretch from Ooceraea biroi isolate clonal line C1 chromosome 3, Obir_v5.4, whole genome shotgun sequence includes:
- the LOC105275418 gene encoding uncharacterized protein LOC105275418: protein MLTKQLHLAESQMRRMQSVLIKAEEGLRNKDQEIGRLKRKVKDWETKYRNQELARKKEQQSQANNSEYFYQRCLILENKIVEMEKFLTDYGLIWVGDTKYPANANGASNNYIDACYDQLVANIDQLNLAAGKGEVHVHHNEKGGGAIFKTPSCMAIKFYKNGMTVKGGALRSYDDPTTSSFIRDILDGYFPSELQKEYPDGVPFMVEDCRIELYAGDSFPGQGYRLGKHSPVDNLLSTNLHRSTNILQRSERVILSLKDNTSTSENIPLLPLPTNRYYYILHFYSSFSNSLKPRSSSETSSLDLFSLRSQILASHNNACSSSHLQSHINAELARNSRRKKREVATKNTEYDMLNGQSPKSRDILRLSSSSRTRYNSSTDRSLPRFPPRYQPETIGSRLRPRSRSTSLSGRRPGVQSVLRPKASSTAEINNGEQKKLVNPTAGSSATKHPRGSKSATCASKSTNPLMRDQFGKHVFRFQPPLLHQINEATRKPGELRLKVRSLTGSTVFLVHIFADESVAKLYELLDKAMQTSGHRGYKVVLSGYLPKRLEREDRSLKDNGISRDCVLHLVND from the exons ATGCTAACGAAACAGTTGCACCTAGCCGAGTCGCAAATGCGAAGGATGCAGTCCGTCCTTATAAAAGCCGAGGAAGGATTGCGAAACAAAGATCAGGAGATTGGGCGCTTAAAGCGGAAG GTCAAAGACTGGGAAACGAAGTACAGAAATCAGGAGCTCGCGCGCAAGAAAGAGCAACAAAGCCAGGCTAATAATTCCGAATACTTTTATCAACGATGTTTAATACTAGAAAACAAAATCGTCGAAATGGag AAATTCTTGACTGATTACGGGCTGATATGGGTGGGCGATACAAAATATCCGGCGAATGCAAACGGCGCTAGCAA TAATTATATCGACGCCTGTTACGATCAGCTAGTTGCGAATATCGATCAGTTGAATTTAGCCGCAGGGAAAGGCGAAGTTCATGTTCATCATAATGAGAAGGGAGGAGGAGCGATTTTTAAA actCCTTCGTGTatggcaataaaattttataaaaatggtaTGACCGTCAAGGGAGGAGCGTTGCGATCTTATGATGATCCGACTACGAGCTCGTTTATTCGCGATATTTTAGATGGATATTTTCCATCTGAACTGCAAAAAGAATATCCCGATGGAGTGCCCTTCATg GTAGAAGATTGTAGAATAGAGTTATACGCAGGCGATTCCTTTCCTGGTCAGGGATATCGGTTGGGAAAGCATTCTCCAGTAGATAACTTGTTATCGACGAACTTGCACAGGTCAACTAACATCCTTCAAAGATCTGAGCGTGTCATCCTTTCATTAAAAGATAACACTAGTACTTCCGAGAACATACCGCTTTTACCGCTTCCAACAAACCggtattattat atactgcatttttattcttcctTTAGTAATTCATTGAAACCCAGAAGTTCTTCGGAAACCTCCTCTCTTGATTTATTCTCTCTGAGGTCGCAGATCTTGGCTTCACACAATAATGCTTGCTCTAGCTCTCACCTTCAGTCTCATATTAACGCTGAATTAGCACGTAACAGTCGACGTAAAAAG aGGGAAGTGGCCACGAAGAATACAGAATACGATATGTTAAATGGACAATCTCCCAAGTCGAGAGACATCTTGAGACTTTCAAGTAGCAGCCGAACAAGATACAACAGTTCTACCGATAGATCGTTACCGAGATTTCCTCCCAGGTA TCAGCCGGAGACTATCGGAAGTCGCCTTCGTCCACGTTCGAGATCCACTAGTTTGTCCGGAAGACGACCGGGCGTGCAATCGGTATTACGACCAAAAGCGTCGAGCACGGCGGAAATTAATAATGGCGAGCAAAAAAAGCTCGTCAATCCTACTGCCGGGTCTTCCGCGACGAAGCATCCTCGTGGTTCGAAATCGGCTACTTGCGCGAGCAAGAGCACG AATCCACTCATGCGTGATCAATTTGGAAAACATGTATTTCGTTTTCAGCCTCCGCTGTTGCATCAGATTAACGAGGCGACTAGAAAACCTGGGGAGCTGCGGTTGAAAGTTAGGTCATTAACTGGTAGCACTGTGTTCCTGGTGCACATATTTGCCGATGAATCGgttgcaaaattatacgaaTTGCTTGATAAAGCTATGCAAACATCTGGGCACAGGGGATACAAAGTAGTATTGAGCGG atatttgcCGAAACGATTGGAACGTGAAGACAGATCGTTAAAGGATAACGGAATTAGCAGAGACTGCGTTCTCCATCTTGTAAATGACTGA